A genomic region of Bradysia coprophila strain Holo2 unplaced genomic scaffold, BU_Bcop_v1 contig_333, whole genome shotgun sequence contains the following coding sequences:
- the LOC119079756 gene encoding uncharacterized protein LOC119079756 yields the protein MYFGYFLLVLFCAFRTNGVDGKRFYITRYGACTDCDRRSGSYHWCSVGTGSSDWDYCSKTPGYSSSEYKCRDNHPCGFHGNSYLWCYLEKGSWDYCSLIEDTSVTQFTYKEDKCDNYCDLVSDAYVCRKSNYRTAECSIVPGITSDGGGCIDDCSYHGSGSGYKWCKADNSWEWGYCGRSETDYDVLNDNDSRFRRQASDCNRVTLLSRTTQRLAGGDTLVTITYRQAPNPSTIRSTNRGLLRDARTVLYKWHKGESSDRTKGPTTEQSNGQIRLDRQTAFEVNGIPFNNFQLQINDDPSFPSTVAHLNIQGELEGYEINGYRRLIVTGLHHSLNSGATVTIYQQLLDRNGRPQCPARY from the exons AtgtattttggatattttttgttagttttattTTGCGCCTTTCGTACGAATGGTGTTGATGGAAAACGATTTTACATAACGCGATACG GTGCCTGCACGGACTGTGACAGAAGAAGTGGTAGTTATCATTGGTGTTCGGTGGGCACTGGATCTAGTGATTGGGATTACTGTTCCAAAACTCCTGGTTATTCTTCATCTGAATATAAATGTCGTGATAATCATCCGTGTGGATTCCATGGAAACAGTTATTTGTGGTGTTATTTGGAAAAGGGCAGCTGGGACTATTGCTCCCTAATCGAAGACACGAGTGTAACACAATTCACATACAAAGAAGATAAGTGCGATAACTATTGTGATCTAG TAAGTGATGCGTATGTTTgtcgaaaatcaaattacagAACAGCTGAGTGTTCGATCGTACCTGGAATAACATCAGATGGAGGTGGATGCATAGATGATTGTTCCTATCATGGATCTGGATCTGGTTATAAATGGTGTAAGGCTGATAATAGCTGGGAGTGGGGCTACTGTGGCAGATCGGAAACGGATTATGATGTCTTAAATGACAATGATTCAAGGTTTAGGAGGCAAG CTTCAGACTGTAACCGTGTCACTTTGCTCAGCCGGACAACACAGAGATTGGCTGGTGGAGATACATTAGTGACGATAACCTATCGACAAGCTCCGAATCCGTCCACCATTCGGTCAACTAATAGAGGCCTATTGCGGGATGCACGAACGGTGCTGTACAAATGGCACAAGGGTGAATCATCTGATCGTACAAAAGGTCCAACCACTGAACAATCAAATGGACAAATACGCTTAGATCGTCaaa CCGCATTTGAAGTAAATGGGATCCCGTTCAACAACTTTCAATTACAAATTAATGATGACCCAAGCTTTCCATCCACTGTTGCTCATCTTAACATTCAAGGAGAGTTGGAGGGTTACGAAATCAATGGCTATCGGCGACTGATTGTTACTGGTCTTCATCACAGTCTGAATAGTGGAGCGACCGTTACGATTTATCAACAATTGCTGGATCGAAATGGTCGGCCACAATGTCCAGCTCGGTATTGA
- the LOC119079752 gene encoding nuclear receptor coactivator 5, whose protein sequence is MEVNLQKMMRDPSTASSRIYIGNIPEGVSQQDIQNKFSKYGLIRGVLLNRGFGFVQFDIDNCANQAIQHENGSQLNGRKLNVRNAMKNKPNATDAQVNVGPIVGQDLNRQARPVMTQNWNNRSILQNTRDMGGIRDRSPLNDKAREEDRWGNSNNGNNFQAPAPAQNFNDRNDCEIIVVNKALTQYAEAVEARLKRLGMLVDLLFPNPDVPMGKVLANISSRGSLFAIVVTPQNQEHRSITVNILFGEPAEHRNMPVDDAIEFIFRTFEDQMRGPRPTLSANATTTPVLPTAVQITPTASYAAPPLNTPHPEAIQLLINLLAENRPITVLQYDRVIKYLQERRELQLKAEVGDAPPDIPIPPPVDTEVELQKKILDILNKPSITNTPKVEAPKPAPPKAVVVPAKASPSATSNSKPQLLNDPQVQKALDSLLSGSMFKF, encoded by the exons ATGGAAGTCAATCTGCAGAAAATGATGAGAGATCCGAGCACGGCCAGCAGTCGTATTTACATTGGCAACATTCCCGAGGGAGTGTCACAGCAGGACATCCAAAACAAATTCTCCAAATACGGTCTCATCCGAGGCGTCCTGTTGAACC GTGGCTTCGGATTCGTACAGTTCGACATCGACAACTGTGCCAATCAGGCTATTCAACACGAGAACGGAAGTCAGCTCAACGGTCGAAAATTGAACGTACGAAATGCAATGAAAAACAAACCGAATGCGACTGATGCTCAGGTGAATGTCGGGCCGATTGTGGGACAGGATTTGAACCGACAAGCTCGGCCGGTGATGACACAAAATTGGAACAATCGAAGCATACTGCAGAATACCAGAGACATGGGGGGCATCAGGGACCGGTCGCCGTTGAATGATAAAG CCCGCGAAGAAGATCGATGGGGAAACAGCAACAATGGCAACAACTTTCAAGCACCGGCACCAGCGCAAAATTTCAACGATCGCAACGACTGTGAGATTATTGTGGTCAACAAAGCATTGAC ACAATACGCCGAAGCCGTTGAGGCGCGCCTGAAGAGACTCGGTATGCTCGTCGACTTATTATTCCCGAATCCCGATGTACCGATGGGCAAAGTGCTGGCCAATATTTCATCCAGAGGCAGTCTGTTTGCCATCGTCGTGACGCCACAAAATCAAGAGCATCGCAGCATCACCGTGAACATTCTGTTCGGCGAACCAGCCGAACATCGAAACATGCCGGTGGACGATGCAAtcgaattcatttttcgcacATTCGAAGACCAGATGCGCGGGCCCCGGCCCACATTGTCAGCGAACGCAACAACGACACCAGTTCTACCGACGGCCGTTCAAATAACACCGACAGCCAGCTACGCGGCCCCACCACTGAACACACCGCATCCCGAAGCCATTCAACTGCTGATCAACCTGTTAGCCGAAAACCGGCCCATCACTGTGCTTCAGTACGACCGGGTGATCAAGTATTTGCAGGAGCGCCGAGAGCTACAACTGAAAGCGGAAGTTGGCGATGCACCACCGGACATACCAATACCGCCACCGGTCGATACGGAAGTTGAattgcaaaagaaaattttggacattttgaACAAGCCGTCGATAACAAACACACCGAAAGTGGAAGCACCGAAGCCAGCGCCACCGAAAGCAGTTGTCGTTCCAGCGAAAGCGTCACCATCCGCCACGTCGAACAGTAAACCGCAGCTGTTAAATGATCCACAAGTACAGAAAGCACTAGATTCTTTGCTCAGTGGTAGtatgttcaaattttaa